The following coding sequences are from one Musa acuminata AAA Group cultivar baxijiao chromosome BXJ2-4, Cavendish_Baxijiao_AAA, whole genome shotgun sequence window:
- the LOC135610901 gene encoding protein DETOXIFICATION 41-like isoform X2, which yields MAENGVYGERGSLAPLLDIDESSRVSEELLEWEPVPCNARWRLAVWESKNLWRLSWASIVIQLFNFMLSLVTQMFVGHLGSLDLAGASIINVGVQGLAFGIMLGMASAVQTVCGQAFGAKKYRAMGVICQRALVLHLVAAILLSFIYWFSGPLLRAIGQSDSIAKVGQLYARGLLPQLIAFALYCPMQRFLQAQNIVNPMAYIAVGVLLFHILISWLAVFVLDFGLLGASLTLSFSWWVLVLVTWSYILFSPSCKETWTGLSMKAFRGLWPYLKLTISSAIMLVLEVWYIQGLVLITGYLPSPEISLDAISICVNYWNWDFMIMLGLSNAASVRIGNELGAAHPRVAKFAVIVVVTTSLIISLFVSVLVMLLRTPLSKLYTNSTDVIKAVINLTPLLAISIFLNGVQPILSGVAIGSGWQAIVAYVNVGAYYLVGLPIGCVLGFKTNLGAAGIWWGLIIGVFVQTVTLIVITARTNWNDEVDKAIERLKHTAAEDTLAITDIE from the exons ATGGCGGAGAACGGGGTATACGGAGAAAGAGGAAGCCTCGCGCCGCTGCTCGACATCGACGAGTCGTCGCGGGTGTCGGAGGAGCTGCTGGAGTGGGAGCCGGTGCCGTGCAACGCCCGGTGGCGGCTGGCGGTGTGGGAGTCCAAGAACCTGTGGCGTCTCTCCTGGGCCTCCATCGTCATCCAGCTCTTCAACTTCATGCTCAGCCTCGTCACCCAGATGTTCGTCGGCCACCTCGGGTCCCTCGACCTCGCTGGCGCCTCCATCATCAACGTCGGCGTCCAAGGACTCGCCTTCGGGATCATG CTCGGGATGGCGAGCGCGGTGCAAACAGTCTGCGGTCAAGCATTCGGCGCCAAGAAGTACCGAGCCATGGGCGTCATCTGCCAGCGAGCCCTGGTGCTCCACCTCGTCGCCGCCATCCTCCTCAGCTTCATCTACTGGTTCTCCGGCCCGCTTCTACGCGCCATCGGCCAGTCGGACTCGATAGCCAAGGTGGGGCAGCTCTACGCCCGCGGCCTGCTCCCGCAGCTCATCGCCTTCGCCCTGTACTGCCCCATGCAGCGTTTCCTCCAGGCTCAGAACATCGTCAACCCCATGGCCTACATCGCCGTGGGCGTCCTCCTCTTCCATATCCTCATCTCTTGGCTGGCCGTCTTCGTGCTCGACTTCGGCCTCCTCGGTGCTTCCCTCACCCTCTCCTTCTCCTGGTGGGTGCTCGTGTTGGTCACATGGAGCTACATACTCTTCAGCCCTTCTTGCAAGGAGACATGGACTGGGCTCTCCATGAAGGCCTTCCGAGGACTTTGGCCCTACCTCAAGCTTACTATTTCATCAGCCATCATGCTGGT CTTGGAGGTTTGGTACATCCAAGGGCTTGTGCTCATCACAGGCTACCTGCCAAGTCCAGAGATTTCACTCGATGCCATTTCCATATG TGTCAATTACTGGAACTGGGACTTCATGATCATGCTGGGGTTAAGCAATGCAGCCAG CGTTCGGATCGGCAACGAGCTCGGTGCTGCTCATCCGAGAGTCGCCAAGTTcgccgtcatcgtcgtcgtcaccACCAGCCTCATCATCAGCTTGTTCGTCAGCGTTCTGGTCATGTTACTCCGCACTCCCTTGAGCAAGCTCTACACCAACAGCACTGATGTCATAAAGGCAGTCATCAACCTAACACCCCTGCTTGCAATCTCGATCTTCTTGAATGGAGTTCAACCCATCCTCTCAG GAGTTGCTATTGGGAGCGGATGGCAAGCCATAGTTGCCTATGTGAATGTGGGGGCTTATTATCTCGTGGGACTTCCCATTGGATGTGTTCTTGGATTCAAGACTAATCTAGGAGCTGCT GGAATATGGTGGGGTTTGATCATCGGAGTCTTTGTTCAGACAGTGACTCTCATTGTCATCACTGCCAGGACAAACTGGAACGATGAG GTCGATAAAGCGATCGAACGCTTGAAGCACACCGCAGCTGAAGACACACTTGCTATTACCGACATCGAATGA
- the LOC135610901 gene encoding protein DETOXIFICATION 41-like isoform X1 — protein MAENGVYGERGSLAPLLDIDESSRVSEELLEWEPVPCNARWRLAVWESKNLWRLSWASIVIQLFNFMLSLVTQMFVGHLGSLDLAGASIINVGVQGLAFGIMLGMASAVQTVCGQAFGAKKYRAMGVICQRALVLHLVAAILLSFIYWFSGPLLRAIGQSDSIAKVGQLYARGLLPQLIAFALYCPMQRFLQAQNIVNPMAYIAVGVLLFHILISWLAVFVLDFGLLGASLTLSFSWWVLVLVTWSYILFSPSCKETWTGLSMKAFRGLWPYLKLTISSAIMLVLEVWYIQGLVLITGYLPSPEISLDAISICVNYWNWDFMIMLGLSNAASVRIGNELGAAHPRVAKFAVIVVVTTSLIISLFVSVLVMLLRTPLSKLYTNSTDVIKAVINLTPLLAISIFLNGVQPILSGVAIGSGWQAIVAYVNVGAYYLVGLPIGCVLGFKTNLGAAVSAVSAYRDIISRGTCLLMSIFVRSFSQGIWWGLIIGVFVQTVTLIVITARTNWNDEVDKAIERLKHTAAEDTLAITDIE, from the exons ATGGCGGAGAACGGGGTATACGGAGAAAGAGGAAGCCTCGCGCCGCTGCTCGACATCGACGAGTCGTCGCGGGTGTCGGAGGAGCTGCTGGAGTGGGAGCCGGTGCCGTGCAACGCCCGGTGGCGGCTGGCGGTGTGGGAGTCCAAGAACCTGTGGCGTCTCTCCTGGGCCTCCATCGTCATCCAGCTCTTCAACTTCATGCTCAGCCTCGTCACCCAGATGTTCGTCGGCCACCTCGGGTCCCTCGACCTCGCTGGCGCCTCCATCATCAACGTCGGCGTCCAAGGACTCGCCTTCGGGATCATG CTCGGGATGGCGAGCGCGGTGCAAACAGTCTGCGGTCAAGCATTCGGCGCCAAGAAGTACCGAGCCATGGGCGTCATCTGCCAGCGAGCCCTGGTGCTCCACCTCGTCGCCGCCATCCTCCTCAGCTTCATCTACTGGTTCTCCGGCCCGCTTCTACGCGCCATCGGCCAGTCGGACTCGATAGCCAAGGTGGGGCAGCTCTACGCCCGCGGCCTGCTCCCGCAGCTCATCGCCTTCGCCCTGTACTGCCCCATGCAGCGTTTCCTCCAGGCTCAGAACATCGTCAACCCCATGGCCTACATCGCCGTGGGCGTCCTCCTCTTCCATATCCTCATCTCTTGGCTGGCCGTCTTCGTGCTCGACTTCGGCCTCCTCGGTGCTTCCCTCACCCTCTCCTTCTCCTGGTGGGTGCTCGTGTTGGTCACATGGAGCTACATACTCTTCAGCCCTTCTTGCAAGGAGACATGGACTGGGCTCTCCATGAAGGCCTTCCGAGGACTTTGGCCCTACCTCAAGCTTACTATTTCATCAGCCATCATGCTGGT CTTGGAGGTTTGGTACATCCAAGGGCTTGTGCTCATCACAGGCTACCTGCCAAGTCCAGAGATTTCACTCGATGCCATTTCCATATG TGTCAATTACTGGAACTGGGACTTCATGATCATGCTGGGGTTAAGCAATGCAGCCAG CGTTCGGATCGGCAACGAGCTCGGTGCTGCTCATCCGAGAGTCGCCAAGTTcgccgtcatcgtcgtcgtcaccACCAGCCTCATCATCAGCTTGTTCGTCAGCGTTCTGGTCATGTTACTCCGCACTCCCTTGAGCAAGCTCTACACCAACAGCACTGATGTCATAAAGGCAGTCATCAACCTAACACCCCTGCTTGCAATCTCGATCTTCTTGAATGGAGTTCAACCCATCCTCTCAG GAGTTGCTATTGGGAGCGGATGGCAAGCCATAGTTGCCTATGTGAATGTGGGGGCTTATTATCTCGTGGGACTTCCCATTGGATGTGTTCTTGGATTCAAGACTAATCTAGGAGCTGCTGTAAGCGCCGTCTCCGCATACCGTGATATCATTTCTCGAGGCACATGCTTGTTAATGTCAATCTTTGTTCGTTCTTTTTCTCAGGGAATATGGTGGGGTTTGATCATCGGAGTCTTTGTTCAGACAGTGACTCTCATTGTCATCACTGCCAGGACAAACTGGAACGATGAG GTCGATAAAGCGATCGAACGCTTGAAGCACACCGCAGCTGAAGACACACTTGCTATTACCGACATCGAATGA